Sequence from the Flavobacteriales bacterium genome:
CATTTGAAGTTTAACCACCCGATCGCTGAAATAACCTAGAGCACGCGAATTCTGCTGGCTTTAAAAGTTGAAAAGCCGTCAAATACTGTGGAAAACTGACGATTGTCAAGTTAGAAAAATGTATCCCAAAAAGATATTAGAATTACCTTTGCGCCTTCTTGACACTAACCTAATTTGATCACATGGATGAGTACGGATTAAAGGCAGAAGGAGCATCAGTTGCTGATATGGGCCTTAAGAATGTTGACGCTGCCTATTGGAATTTGACACCTGCTGAACTCGTTGAAGAGACCTTGCTGAATGGCATGGGAGCGCTTACAGATACTGGCGCGTTGGCTGTTGACACAGGCGAATTCACAGGTCGATCTCCTAAAGACCGTTTCATTGTCTGTGATGAAAAAACCGAAAATGCAGTAGGTTGGGGAAACATCAATATCAAATTCACTCCTGAGAAATTCGATCATCTATACGAGAAGATCTGTACTTATTTCCAAGGAAAAGAAGTGTATGTGCGCGATGCTTATGCTTGTGCCAGTGAGAAACACCGAATGAATATCCGCGTTGCCACCGAGCTTCCTTGGAGCAACCTTTTTGCCAATAACCTTTTCTTGCGTCCAACTACGGAGGAAATAAAGAATTTCACTCCTGAATGGACGATCATCTGTGCACCTGGATTTCACGCAGATCCTGCAACTGATGGAACACGTCAGCACAATTTTGCTGTGCTGAATTTCACCAAGAAGATGATCCTGATCGGTGGAACTGCTTACACAGGCGAAATCAAAAAAGGAATCTTCTCTGTATTGAATTTTGTCCTTCCACACGAACGAAACGTGCTTTCGATGCACTGCTCTGCCAACGTTGGAAAAGATGGCGATACAGCTATTTTCTTCGGTCTTTCCGGAACAGGAAAAACCACTCTTTCTGCTGATCCTGAAAGAAAATTGATCGGTGATGATGAGCACGGTTGGGATGGCGATACCATCTTCAATTTTGAAGGCGGATG
This genomic interval carries:
- the pckA gene encoding phosphoenolpyruvate carboxykinase (ATP), with product MDEYGLKAEGASVADMGLKNVDAAYWNLTPAELVEETLLNGMGALTDTGALAVDTGEFTGRSPKDRFIVCDEKTENAVGWGNINIKFTPEKFDHLYEKICTYFQGKEVYVRDAYACASEKHRMNIRVATELPWSNLFANNLFLRPTTEEIKNFTPEWTIICAPGFHADPATDGTRQHNFAVLNFTKKMILIGGTAYTGEIKKGIFSVLNFVLPHERNVLSMHCSANVGKDGDTAIFFGLSGTGKTTLSADPERKLIGDDEHGWDGDTIFNFEGGCYAKCIDLTREKEPQIFDAIKFGALVENINFYEGTSTVDYENIDKTENTRAAYPIHHIDNVMNPSYGKNPKNIFLLTADAFGILPPISKLTTGQAMYYFISGYTAKVAGTEVGVTEPQQTFSAGFGEAFLPLPATRYAELLGEKLKEHNVNVWLLNTGWSGGAYGTGSRIKLKYTRAMITAAMNGNLANVAYATDSIFGLAMPTTCPDVPSELLNPRDTWADKTAYDAKAEKLATSFVKNFEQYADTANEEIMAAAPKVSQSA